A genome region from Methanobacterium subterraneum includes the following:
- the hemL gene encoding glutamate-1-semialdehyde 2,1-aminomutase has translation MKSEDLFKEAKNYLPGGVDSPVRAIKPYPFFAIKGEGPRLFDVDGNSYLDYCLAYGPLVLGHAYPPVMEAVSKQLSMGTAYGVPTENEIKLAKEVVRRVPCAEMVRFVNSGTEATMSAIRLARAVTGKSKIVKFEGAYHGAHDYVLVKSGSGAFGLPDSPGVPEETTKNTLLVPFNDEEAITSLVGKEKEELAAIILEPVMGNVGCIPPKKGFLEFLRKITAENNIILIFDEVITGFRIAEGGAQEYFGVTPDLVTFGKILGGGFPIGALAGKREFMERIAPAGDVYQAGTFNGNPISITAGLETMKHLDKDFYQAMNVKGLEMRRGLENILEDASLNYPVAGLSSMFQIYFTDNEVWDYSQAKSADTEKFNSYFQTLLGSGVFIPPSQFECCFLSQAHSSEDIQKTLEAMEKGIKTL, from the coding sequence TATTCGATGTGGATGGAAATAGTTACCTAGATTACTGCCTAGCCTACGGGCCACTGGTACTGGGTCACGCCTATCCTCCGGTGATGGAAGCAGTTTCCAAACAACTATCAATGGGTACTGCCTACGGTGTGCCCACCGAGAACGAGATAAAACTGGCCAAGGAAGTGGTAAGAAGAGTGCCCTGTGCAGAGATGGTTCGATTTGTAAACTCCGGCACCGAAGCCACCATGAGTGCCATCCGTCTGGCCCGGGCAGTCACTGGTAAAAGTAAGATCGTGAAGTTTGAAGGAGCCTACCACGGTGCACATGACTATGTCCTGGTAAAATCAGGTTCAGGTGCCTTTGGATTACCTGATTCCCCTGGGGTTCCAGAAGAAACCACCAAAAACACGTTACTGGTACCATTCAATGATGAAGAAGCCATCACCAGTCTGGTGGGAAAGGAAAAAGAGGAACTGGCTGCCATCATCCTGGAACCAGTTATGGGGAACGTGGGTTGCATACCTCCTAAAAAAGGGTTCCTGGAATTTTTAAGGAAAATAACAGCTGAAAATAATATTATACTCATATTTGACGAGGTTATAACTGGTTTTAGAATAGCTGAAGGTGGAGCTCAGGAATATTTCGGTGTCACTCCGGACCTGGTAACCTTTGGAAAAATACTAGGGGGAGGATTCCCAATAGGTGCTTTAGCCGGTAAAAGAGAATTCATGGAACGCATAGCTCCTGCAGGGGATGTTTACCAGGCTGGAACATTCAATGGAAATCCTATTTCAATCACAGCCGGCCTTGAAACCATGAAACATCTTGATAAAGATTTTTACCAGGCAATGAACGTTAAGGGGCTGGAAATGCGCAGAGGCCTAGAGAACATACTGGAAGATGCTTCCCTAAACTATCCGGTGGCTGGTTTATCCTCCATGTTCCAAATATACTTCACTGACAATGAAGTTTGGGATTATTCCCAGGCAAAATCAGCGGACACAGAAAAATTCAACTCCTATTTCCAGACTTTACTTGGAAGTGGAGTTTTCATTCCACCTTCCCAGTTTGAGTGCTGTTTCCTGTCCCAAGCCCATTCGTCAGAGGACATTCAGAAAACATTAGAAGCAATGGAAAAGGGAATTAAAACACTTT